GCCGCGGCTTGAAGGCGAGGATTTCCTTGAGATTGAGCTTGACCATATCGGGAAGCTCGAGGTCCTCGAAAAACAGGTCGAGCACCTCTTCGCGCGAAAGCACGAAACGGAAATCGTCCTCGGAGAGCTGCAGGCCGGACGACGATCCCACTCCGCCGCCCTGGCCCGACTTCGGCATCCGGTCTCCCGGCGAAAAGTGCTTGTTTCCGGGCAGGACATGCTGGCGCCGGCCGCTGTCCCTGGCATCGCGGAAGCTCGGCTCGCTCGTGCCTTTCGCCGGTATCGAGACGGCATGCTCCCCGTCCGCATCGGCGATCTTGCCGGAGCGGATCTGCTCCTGGACGCTGCGCTTCAGCTCCGCCCGCACGCGGTGCAGGAAGCGCTGGCGATTGCCCAGGCTCTTGTCCTTCGGGTTCAAGCGGCGGTCGATGAAGATCGGCATGGCAGGCTCCTGCCGCGTTCAGCCTGCCTTGTTGACGCGCATGTACCAGTCGACCAGGCGCCGCACCTGACGCTCGGTATAGCCGCGCTCGACCATGCGCTGCACGAAGCCGTGATGGCGCTTCTCGGTCACGCTGTCCTGCTTCGAGCCGAAGCTGATCACCGGCAGCAGATCCTCGACCTGGCCGAACATCCGCTTCTCGATCACCTCGCGCAGCTTCTCATAGCTGGTCCAGGACGGGTTGCGGCCATTGTTCCTGGCCCGGGCGCGCAAGGTGAATTTCACCACCTCGTTGCGGAAGTCCTTGGGATTGGCGATGCCGGCCGGCTTCTCGATCTGCGACAATTCATTGTCGAGGACCTGCCGGTTGAGGAGCTGGCCGGTATCGGGGTCCTTGTAGTCCTGATCCTCGACCCAGGCGTCGGCATAGGCGATGTAGCGGTCGAACAGGTTCTGGCCGTATTCGCCATAGGATTCGAGATAGGCCTTCTGGATCTCGTGTCCGATGAACTCGGCATAGCGCGTCGCCAGCTCCGACTTGATGAAGTCGAGATAGGCCGCTTCCGTCTCCTTGGCGAACTGCTCGCGCTTGATCGCACCCTCCAGGATGTACATCAGGTGCACGGGGTCGGCGGCGAGTTCCTCGGTATCGTAGTTGAAGGTCTGCGAGAGGATCTTGAAGGCGAAGCGCGTGCTGACGCCGGTCATGCCCTCGTCGACACCGGCGGCGTCGCGATACTCCTGGATGGCCTTCGCCTTGGGCTCCACCTCCTTGAGGTTCTCGCCGTCGTAGACGCGCATCTTGGTATAGAGCGGCGAGTTCTCGAACTCGGCGAGCCGGGTGGAGACCGAGAAGCGGCTGAGGAGGTCGAGCACCTCGGGCGCGCAGGGGCTGCCGGCCAGCTCGCTCTCGCGGAGCAGCTTCTCGTAGATCTGCCGCTCTTCGGTGACGCGCAGGCAATAGGGCACCTTGACCACCAAGATGCGGTCGAGGAACGCCTCGTTGTTCCGGTTGTTCTTGAACTGGAGCCATTCTGACTCGTTGGAGTGAGCCAGGACGATGCCCTGATAGGGAAAGGCTCCGAAGTTCTCGGTGCCGTTGTAGCTGCCTTCCTGGGTCGCGGTCAGCAGCGGGTGCAGCACCTTGATTGGCGCCTTGAACATCTCGACGAATTCGAGCAGGCCCTGCGTCGTCCGGTTCAGTCCGCCGCTGTAGGAATAGGCATCCGGGTCCGACTGGCTGAAGTTCTCAAGCTGGCGGATATCGACCTTGCCGACGAGCGCGGAGACATCCTGGTTGTTCTCATCGCCCGGTTCGGTCTTCGCGATGCCGACTTGCCGCAAGCGCGAGGGCGTCAGCTTGACGACGCTGAACTTGGAGATGTCGCCCGCGAGTTCATCGAGCCGCTTTGCTGCCCATGGCGAGATGAGTCCGGTCAATCGCCGCCGCGCTATACCGTACTTCTCCTCGAAGAGATCGCCCATGCGATCGGGACGGAACAGGCCCAGAGGCGATTCGAAGACCGGGCTCATCTGGTTACCGATCTTGAGTGTGTAGAATGGACGCTCCTCCATCAGCTTCTTGAGCCGCTCGGCAAGCGAGGACTTGCCACCGCCGACGGGGCCGAGGAGGTAGAGGATCTGCTTGCGCTCTTCCAGACCCTGTGATGCGTAGCGAAAATAGCCGGCGATCCGCTCGATGGTGTCCTCCATGCCGAAGAAATCGGCGAAGGACGGGTATATCTTGACCGTGCGGTTGGAGAAGATCCGGCCGAGGCGCTCGTCTTGGCTCGTATCGAACAATCTGGGTGTACCGATTGCGTCGACCATCCGCTCGGCGGCGGCGGCGTACATGGATTTATCTTCACGACAAGCCAGCAGATATTCCTGCAGACTCATCTCTTCCTGCGAATAGCTACGATAATCCTCGGAGAACAGGCTGAATATCTCGCTGGCTTTCTCGATCATGGCAGCCATCCCGCGATAGTCGGAGCTGTCGACGACAGCCCCAAACACTCAACCGACGATGGTCCCGCAAGTTCCTACACGATGGCACTTTGGAGGTCATAGAGACCCATTTCAGGGTTGCGACGCCGTCCGACTGCGAGGCTGCGGTCATCGCCTGAAAACCGTGACCGGGACCAAGCATGAGCGCGCTCTTGGGCAGGCTGCGGTTCGTGCCTGCGGCATGGTCGCGGAAAGTCTGAAGCACGGCCTCACGCGCTTTGCCAGGTTCGATCGCGAGAGCTTTCACGTCGCTGCGCGAGAGATAGAGCAAGCGCTCGCCCATCAGGCGAATCTCCGTGCGGAATAGGGAGTGGGATCGAAGGGCAGTTCATGTCCATCGGTCAGCGCCGCCACAAGTTTTGCCGGGGCTGGAGCTTGAGTCAGCCCGGTATGGGCGTGGTCGAAGGCATGCCCGATGTCGCTCGAAGCCGATGCAAGACCGATGCAGGGCAGGCCGTCGGGCGTCGAGGGGCGGTTGCCCTCCAGTGGTCTGCTCGGGCGCCATTGAAGCATTCCACCCGCCCAGGGGACATCTTGCGGGCATAGCCCAGCATGATCGCTCCCGGGTGGCTCACTCCGCTTTGGAGAAAGCTTTCTGACACGCCAACATCAGCAGCAGGGCGCAGCCGAACGCCGGCCAGGCCATGCTGACCAGCGCGATGATGATGAGGTCTATTGCCCCAAGGGACGAGCGCTGAGCTTCGAACGCCGAGTTGAGCGCGATCAGACCTGCGCCCACGAGATACATCGCTACGACAATGGCGAGCGCGATGGTCATCTCAACTCGCTCCCCGCTGAGCATCCCGCATTCCGAGTACGCGACGTTTTGATATCCGCCGTTCCTATCCCTGCTCGTTCGCCAGGGTGAGCCAGCGATCAAGTTTGGTCGCTGCCGAACAACTCAGAAATGAGCTTTGGACTGCAGTTTCAGCGTGGTCCGCGTCGAATCCGCCATCTTCGACAGCAACCAATCGGGGTTGCCGAGATTGAAATAGGCCTTCAGAGCAAAACGCCAGAACAGGCGCTCCGCCTGCGACGAAGGCCCATGCTGCGCGAAGATCCTCGTGCATTCTGCAGCGGTGCGGCTGCCGTGGATTGCGCTGTTGTTCACGCCCGTTCTCCGGAAGCAGGCCAGCGGCTGACTGATCCGCCCGTAGGGTTCCTTCTTCAGGGCCCGGCAAAACATGTCGTAGTCGCCGGCATCCCTGTAGGAAATGTCGAACCCACCCAGCTCCTCGAAGAAGGTCCGCGAGAAATAGGTCGCCATGTGCATGATCGGGTTCCAGCCCAGGCAGACCAGCATTGCTGGTGTCATCCAGTTCGGAGGCGCCGCGAGCCCGCCGAGGCCGTGCCCGCCTGAATCGATCCATCGGATGGCGCCGACGACCCAGCGCCGGCGGCTCCGGCGGTAGGTATCCACGACCGCGGCAGCCGCTCCCGGCAGCATGACGTCATCGGCGCCAAGGAAGCCCAGCAACTCGCCTGACGAGTTGAAGGACCCCTTGTTGATGGCGTCGAAAATGCCGCTGTCCTTGCCTTGCATCACACGCAGCCCAAAGCTGCGGGCGAGCTCGACGGTTCCGTCGGTACTGCCGCCATCGACGATCACGTGCTCGATCTCGATGTCGCGGATGGCGTTCCGGCGCGCGGACTCGACGCATTCCTTCAGATAGTCGACGGCATTCAGCGTCGGGGTCACGATTGTCACGATCATGGGTGCAGCTCCGTCGCTGAGGCCGACCTGTTCACGAGAACCGGGGCGAATTCGCCATTTCCAGTCTCGCAGCGATCATCGGCAGATGCTCGTCCTCGGCCGTGCCTGGCTCTTCGGCCACAGGAATCCGGGTCACCGCATTCTGCATCGCCCACATGGCCGCCTGGGTACGGTTCCTGACGCGCACCTTCCGCAGGATCGCCTTGACATGGACCTTCACTGTGGCTTCGGCGATTTCCAGCTTGCGCGCGATCACCTTGTTGGATTCGCCCAGCATCAGCCCCTCGAGGATGCTCACCTCCCGGACGGAAAGACCCTGGAACGGAGATCCGTCTGCCCGCCGTTGCACGCCCTGGAGGAGACGCTGCGGCTCGACCGCGATCTCGGAGAGTTGCGACAGAAGTTCGGGTGGGAAGACGGCACCATTGGCGATGACGACTTCCAATGACGTGATGAGATCATGGGCGGAAATCGACTCGACGAGATAGCCCACCGCACCGAGCTGGATGGCGCGGCGCATTAGTTCGCGGCTGTCGCGCAGAGCGAGCGCCACGATCTTGGCGCTCTTGAACTGCCTTTTGATGTCGCCGACGATCGAGCAGGACATGTCGTCGATCACGACGATGAAAAGGTCAGGAGTCTGCTGGCTGACTTCCGGCCTGTAGAGATCACAGCTCGTCGTTCTCTGGCTTACATGGAAGCGCGCGCCGTCCAGTAATTTCGTTATGCCTTCCCGAAGCAGGGCGTTGTCGCTCAGTACAGTGGTTTCGATGATTTCAGACATCGGTACTCCCCTTTTACTCGGCACAAAACTATCGCGGCGAGCGCAATAGAGAGCGTCAGCTCGCCATCGCGTCAGCGAAATATCAATCAATCTGTCAGAGAGGCCTTCAGATGGGATACGTTTGGTCTAATCAGTTATGGGCACCGATGACGCAACAGGATGCGTGCAATCAGAACCTCATTGTTAATAATTAGTTCATTCGGGTGCATTCGTCTTGTCGGGAAAATTACGATCCCGTCAGGATAACCCTGACAAGCGAGAGCCTTTTCCCTTCGCCGCCGAGCTCGATCTCTCGAAGGCGACTGCTTCAGCCTGTCGGGTCGACTTTGAGGATACGAAGCAGATCCTTCGCGAGCACTGCCGCTTCAGTACGGTTGCGGACATTGAGAGTGCGCATCAGTGCGGAGACGTGAATTTTCGCCGTTGGCTCGGCGATATGGAGTGCCTGGGCAATCTCCCGGT
This sequence is a window from Bosea vestrisii. Protein-coding genes within it:
- a CDS encoding PrkA family serine protein kinase, with the translated sequence MIEKASEIFSLFSEDYRSYSQEEMSLQEYLLACREDKSMYAAAAERMVDAIGTPRLFDTSQDERLGRIFSNRTVKIYPSFADFFGMEDTIERIAGYFRYASQGLEERKQILYLLGPVGGGKSSLAERLKKLMEERPFYTLKIGNQMSPVFESPLGLFRPDRMGDLFEEKYGIARRRLTGLISPWAAKRLDELAGDISKFSVVKLTPSRLRQVGIAKTEPGDENNQDVSALVGKVDIRQLENFSQSDPDAYSYSGGLNRTTQGLLEFVEMFKAPIKVLHPLLTATQEGSYNGTENFGAFPYQGIVLAHSNESEWLQFKNNRNNEAFLDRILVVKVPYCLRVTEERQIYEKLLRESELAGSPCAPEVLDLLSRFSVSTRLAEFENSPLYTKMRVYDGENLKEVEPKAKAIQEYRDAAGVDEGMTGVSTRFAFKILSQTFNYDTEELAADPVHLMYILEGAIKREQFAKETEAAYLDFIKSELATRYAEFIGHEIQKAYLESYGEYGQNLFDRYIAYADAWVEDQDYKDPDTGQLLNRQVLDNELSQIEKPAGIANPKDFRNEVVKFTLRARARNNGRNPSWTSYEKLREVIEKRMFGQVEDLLPVISFGSKQDSVTEKRHHGFVQRMVERGYTERQVRRLVDWYMRVNKAG
- a CDS encoding glycosyltransferase family 2 protein; translation: MTPTLNAVDYLKECVESARRNAIRDIEIEHVIVDGGSTDGTVELARSFGLRVMQGKDSGIFDAINKGSFNSSGELLGFLGADDVMLPGAAAAVVDTYRRSRRRWVVGAIRWIDSGGHGLGGLAAPPNWMTPAMLVCLGWNPIMHMATYFSRTFFEELGGFDISYRDAGDYDMFCRALKKEPYGRISQPLACFRRTGVNNSAIHGSRTAAECTRIFAQHGPSSQAERLFWRFALKAYFNLGNPDWLLSKMADSTRTTLKLQSKAHF
- a CDS encoding response regulator transcription factor, whose protein sequence is MSEIIETTVLSDNALLREGITKLLDGARFHVSQRTTSCDLYRPEVSQQTPDLFIVVIDDMSCSIVGDIKRQFKSAKIVALALRDSRELMRRAIQLGAVGYLVESISAHDLITSLEVVIANGAVFPPELLSQLSEIAVEPQRLLQGVQRRADGSPFQGLSVREVSILEGLMLGESNKVIARKLEIAEATVKVHVKAILRKVRVRNRTQAAMWAMQNAVTRIPVAEEPGTAEDEHLPMIAARLEMANSPRFS